Part of the Camelina sativa cultivar DH55 unplaced genomic scaffold, Cs unpScaffold00894, whole genome shotgun sequence genome is shown below.
AGAAAGAATGAATATGAAGAAGCATGTGTAATTGTATCGAGTAATTGATGGTTGTGGGAGTTTGAAATCTCAAGGGATATCCACCTGAGACAATTGCCTCTAGCTGGCGTCCCAAGGTCCAACGTAATTTGATACAATGAAATAACAAACAGAGAAAACTTTTGGCTCTGACTTGAGCTCCATGTGATCACAATGGTCACCCcagtaaattaaataaatcaggATCTGGGCTTGTGCAGACGAGGCCGGTTGCAGAAGATCCGACCATTGGCCCTCACTAGTGCAGCTACGCCCACACAAATCCCCGTCCACAGCAATGAGAAGAACAAGTGCTTATGCTTATAATCACTCCCAGCTGCTCAGAAATTTACACAGTTTTAGGTTACGTTTGAAAGAAAATCTATTTATTCATCAAAAGAGAGATCATACTTACTTTGTTTCAGAGACATTGTTGCAAACCAGAAACTGATCAGAACCACGAACAATGCTACTGGGAAGTTCTGAGAAATGAAATAACTTCGTTGTAAGACTATATATTCTTTGTGCgctaagaaattgaaaaatagttAATTGATGAATGCTTACTGCTACAGCCTCAAGGCCTCCCTTTTGAGGCACAGGTGCCATGTCTCGGCTCACAGCAACTATATAGTGCCCTTGCAGGAGATCAATCGCATCCTGTTTCACACAGCCATATTAACTAGAGTCAGGACACATTCCAGTTACAGAGGTAAGTGATACCACAAGTAGTAGCACACAGTTCTAGGTATCCAACTGAACATAATTATATGATACAAGTATAGTTGCTGAGAATGAAAAGCCACTGACCTGCTTAGTTCCATCAGCAAAGTTATTAAGGTAATAGCGTACAAGGGAGCTCCAGCCATCTTTAACGACGCCATGGGCAGTCCGATGTCCATACCTAGTATTGAGCCGGTTAGAGACACATTAGATGGCATGTAGAGTATATCTAGAAAACACCCCTAGATTAAACATATCGCAAAAGTACCTGACGAAATCTCCTTTAAGTGCAGGAGTACCAGAGTACTGAATGCTGATTTCATCACCATGATTAGCCCACACTGAAAGGCGAAAAGCACATAAGCAACACGTATAAATTCAAACTTTACATCTAAGTAGTGCAATATCAGATTTCCTACAAAGATAGGAGACTGACATATTTTATAGCGTTCATCAAAATTCAGATGTGAGCTTATGGTTTCTTCAGCACCAAAAACACCGATCCTTTTGAGTTGAAGTTCTAGCATCTTTCGACCTATCATGCTCTGCACTTGGCAGGAAGTATGCAGCATGGATGAGCAAATGCTAATGAGATCAGAGGAGCAGCAGCATAGTATTATGACTAACCTGGGTGACATTTGTACGGTCTAAGCAGTCTATGCAGTTTGATCGGACAACACCAAGCTGCTCCTTCATTTTATCACCCTTTTCATTCAACAGAAAGTACCTGTGTAATTCAGGTAACTCAAAATGAcattccattttttatttatacttacTCAGATTTCAAGATTAATTAACTAGAAATGTCCAAGAAAGTCATACCCATTTTGTTCGAGAAACCCCTCGATCTGCTCATACAGAATTGATAAGCGCTCAAAATGAATATGCCCACAGATTTTATGGAAATCGAAGTGCAGATATCTACAAGAGTTGAAGACAATAAGCAAACTTTCTAAAAGCACATTAGAGGAACAGATTGACTACCTTATATCATCCCCAGTTATGTGTTGCATAACACTAGCATACTTCTCGCTTAAGCGCCCCTCGCCACCATGCTGATTAGAGAAATATTAAGGAATAAAAGTTAAAGTAGATTTATGCAATGCACAAATATGACCTGTACGGTTGTACCACACCTTCAGTCACATAACTGTACCTTATTAACAAGATCAACTGCCNCACACAGTCACATAACTGTACCTTATTAACAAGATCAACTGCCAAAACTGATCCATATTTTTTCCTTAGGTCCAAAAAGTGCCGCTCAGCTATCCGTGTCTGCAAGAGAAGCACCCAATACAAGTTATTTAAAGTACCCAAAGAGCAAGTGGTTAGTTAATTAGTACTTACAGCTTCTTCAGGTTGGACAATCTCAAATTTCGGCTTGTAAGTCAGATCTACAATTTGCTCCCACATAAAAGGTATGGATCCCCTGACCTGCATATATAGGGGTTGAAATAACATTACGAATTCAATCGTGGGCTCGTGGATAACTCAATCTCGGGGGATAATTATAGAATGCAAAAAAGTATGTGAATAATATATCTACAAAATGACCAAAGATTTGCAGCACAAGGGAAAATAGAATATGCAAGCATGTAAAAACCACCTGAACAAATGATGACGAATATCCATTCATCTGTACAATTTGCTCAGTCTCCACAAAATTAGCAACATAGCCATCAAGATCAGCTCCTCTTCGCCACATACGCGTACCTTGTAAATGATCCAAGATATAAGGGTGAAACAGTCACAACACAATACCCATCATCTAAATTTCCTGCAGCCAAGGACATATATGTCTCCTATCTATCTAATAGAAAAAAGTTTAAACTGATGTTAAGGTGCCAACCATCGCACTTTCCTATTCTCATAACAAGTCCCAGAAAGTTCTGTCAATATCTAGGTTTCTTGCATAATTCTGGTAAAAAGGTCCTAGTAGTAAAACAAATAACTGAAGTCCCAGCAACCTACTTGCACATTCACGCTACATGTTAGAATAATAAAACCTATCAAACAATTTGCAATCAAAGTATAAAGAGTAAAAATAGCACATAGAGATATGTACCGTTTCTCCTTGTGCATCTCCTTGCAATGAGagtaacatcaacaatatctcGTCCAATGGCAGTTTCAAAACTATTAAAGCGTGATTACAGGTTAAGgaaaaattcattttataataaaatgtaaCCATGAAAACAAGGGATATTGTTGAAAAAGGGAGTGAAAAAAGGATATTCCCTTGAATTATTGGAAGCAAGAACTGATCAAGCTGCAAATTTAAGAGAACAAATGAAAACAAGGGTAAGATATTCTGCAAGTAGGAAAACAAGGGGATGTGATAAATTAAAAGAACCTCAGGGAGACACACCTTATTATCGATTAATACTTCCAGCATGTAATTGTTCCAAAGAAACCTCGGCTCAGCCTGTCAAAAAGAAAGCAACACCAGTAGAAGTTATTTTCAGTTCTGCCACGGACATTCAGCAAGTAAAGACTAACTAATGCTTCCAAAGTTTGGTAATTTTCACAAAAGGAGATATATTGGTCACCTGTCTCCACAGAGGAAGTGACTTAGACTCAACACCCAAATCATGCAAGCGTTGTGAGCTGAAATCGCAAAAATAAAGATCAAACTAGAAGGAAATAACTACTGACTTTCAGAGTAATGTCAGGTATTTTAGATAAAACTGGTTTGTGCAGCATGCCTTAGTACATAAATACAACATATGTGATTTGCAACATCAATGTGCAACCACAAAACATCGtaaggaagaagatgagcagATTACCTCAGTGTTAAGTTAACTTCATATGAGAAATAGAGACCAGTTGTCTTTTCTGCCACGCTTAGCAGCTTGGAGAACTCAGTCTCCATCTTTTTCTGTCGAAATCGATACAATACTTTGAGATTTTGATATCCATCATTACATActcaacaagaaaagaaaaagaaaaaaaacaggcGCAAATGGTTTTACCTGTTCTTCAGGAGAGTTTTTAAGTGAATGATCACAAGGAAGAACCTTAAGCGTTGTAATTTTGAA
Proteins encoded:
- the LOC104773981 gene encoding phosphoinositide phosphatase SAC7 (The sequence of the model RefSeq protein was modified relative to this genomic sequence to represent the inferred CDS: added 162 bases not found in genome assembly), giving the protein MEVADSRNKLHSRLRLWEFPDQYVIEPADGSGAQCLDISRLDASMKLIDQVPECNSVRVPKIHAIYGVVGMLKLLAGSYLVVVTESERVGSFLGHPIFKITTLKVLPCDHSLKNSPEEQKKMETEFSKLLSVAEKTTGLYFSYEVNLTLSSQRLHDLGVESKSLPLWRQAEPRFLWNNYMLEVLIDNKLDQFLLPIIQGSFNSFETAIGRDIVDVTLIARRCTRRNGTRMWRRGADLDGYVANFVETEQIVQMNGYSSSFVQVRGSIPFMWEQIVDLTYKPKFEIVQPEEATRIAERHFLDLRKKYGSVLAVDLVNKHGGEGRLSEKYASVMQHITGDDIRYLHFDFHKICGHIHFERLSILYEQIEGFLEQNGYFLLNEKGDKMKEQLGVVRSNCIDCLDRTNVTQSMIGRKMLELQLKRIGVFGAEETISSHLNFDERYKILWANHGDEISIQYSGTPALKGDFVRYGHRTAHGVVKDGWSSLVRYYLNNFADGTKQDAIDLLQGHYIVAVSRDMAPVPQKGGLEAVANFPVALFVVLISFWFATMSLKQTGSDYKHKHLFFSLLWTGICVGVAALVRANGRIFCNRPRLHKPRS